One genomic segment of Culturomica massiliensis includes these proteins:
- a CDS encoding bifunctional metallophosphatase/5'-nucleotidase translates to MRFRKNYSLILLLFAVIFSSCRTEKGVTTRVVIISTNDIHAQISNFPKFATFVKQIRAENPHVLLVDGGDRFSGNVYVDNAKEKGKPMFDLMNKVGFQVGNFGNHDFDYGPAVLKQRMAESQFPLVCANVQAAHSELGQPEPYEMIDEAGIKFCFLGLIETNAKSHIPATNPDNLENITFRYYKEVAAENKALKNQCDVLIGLTHIGYTADSILAVLMPEFDVIIGGHSHTLIENTRLINHVLVSQTGSNLKYAGLTYLDFHGKKLVGKTYKAVKLDSFAEDPEIAAMVENYMNCPEFHEKLGTTSKGMKYKENVACMVTDAMCTAAKCDFAFYNSGGVRYNSIPAGDITLETIYRIEPFANHIVVQELTLPEIKELILNRFNGIKDPDRRRIDLFVSQGRYTIVKNKDGQGVDVVLVDAAGKKVTDTTRKYRIGLSNYVNSTYDFVGKGRGKNTGILLVDAMVKYVKAKGDVSYDQRRTFITKQ, encoded by the coding sequence ATTTCAAATTTCCCGAAATTTGCCACTTTTGTAAAGCAGATACGTGCGGAGAATCCTCATGTGTTACTGGTGGATGGGGGAGACCGTTTTTCCGGTAATGTGTATGTAGATAATGCTAAAGAAAAGGGGAAACCAATGTTTGACTTGATGAATAAAGTCGGTTTTCAGGTGGGAAATTTCGGAAATCATGATTTTGATTACGGACCTGCTGTGTTGAAGCAGAGAATGGCGGAGTCGCAATTTCCGCTTGTTTGTGCTAATGTGCAGGCTGCACATAGCGAATTGGGCCAACCTGAACCTTATGAGATGATCGATGAGGCCGGAATAAAATTTTGTTTTCTCGGCCTGATCGAGACGAATGCAAAATCTCATATTCCGGCTACCAATCCGGATAATTTGGAAAATATTACTTTTCGTTATTATAAAGAAGTTGCAGCAGAGAATAAAGCGTTGAAAAATCAGTGTGATGTGTTGATCGGGCTGACACATATCGGTTATACGGCTGACTCTATATTGGCGGTGCTTATGCCTGAATTTGATGTGATTATCGGCGGACATTCCCATACATTGATCGAGAATACCCGTTTGATCAATCATGTGTTGGTCAGTCAAACGGGTTCCAATCTTAAATATGCCGGCCTGACATATCTTGATTTTCATGGGAAGAAATTGGTGGGCAAGACTTATAAAGCAGTCAAACTGGATTCTTTTGCCGAAGATCCCGAGATTGCCGCTATGGTGGAAAATTATATGAATTGTCCGGAATTTCACGAGAAATTGGGAACGACATCAAAGGGAATGAAATACAAAGAAAACGTGGCCTGTATGGTAACGGATGCCATGTGTACGGCTGCTAAATGTGATTTCGCATTTTATAATAGCGGCGGAGTACGTTATAATTCGATACCTGCCGGAGATATTACTCTGGAAACGATATACAGAATAGAGCCTTTTGCCAATCATATCGTTGTTCAGGAATTGACATTACCGGAGATAAAAGAGCTGATATTGAATCGTTTTAACGGAATAAAAGATCCGGACCGCCGGCGGATTGATTTGTTTGTTTCTCAGGGAAGATATACAATTGTAAAGAATAAGGACGGGCAAGGAGTGGATGTTGTGTTGGTGGATGCCGCAGGGAAAAAAGTAACGGATACGACCCGGAAATATAGAATCGGATTGAGTAATTATGTGAATAGTACGTATGATTTTGTGGGAAAAGGCAGGGGAAAGAATACAGGTATATTGCTGGTGGATGCCATGGTGAAATATGTAAAAGCAAAGGGGGATGTCAGCTATGATCAACGGCGTACATTTATAACAAAGCAATAA
- a CDS encoding radical SAM protein — protein sequence MKTFKTQMQAFAMKKILNYVERNPEQNAPKALKWMRKLDSDGTYGSSWEALEGYLKDPQNNWTRLVMKAYNDWDPYVRRKLFEALICNAAIIGNSAIKITSKKYGVNVPWTILMDPTSACNLKCTGCWAAEYGHRMSMDFETLDRVITEAKALGVYMFIFSGGEPLVRKNDIIRLCEKHPDCYFLAFTNGTLIDEAFADEMLRVGNFAPAISVEGYEEETDMRRGKGTYQSVLRAMDLLKKKRLIFGMSTCYHRKNVDVVGSSEYIDFMIEKGAAFVWYFTYMPVGGDAIPELMVTAEQRKFMYNQVREFRRTKPIFAMDFWNDGEYVKGCIAGGRYYFHINANGDVEPCAFIHYSNVNIKHMSLLEALRSPLFKAYQERQPFNKNHLRPCPLLDNPDSLKEVVHVSGARSTDMLKPEDVDVLTDKCRDTSKKWGAVADKIWYRQS from the coding sequence ATGAAGACCTTTAAGACACAGATGCAAGCTTTTGCGATGAAGAAGATACTGAATTATGTGGAGAGAAATCCGGAACAAAATGCACCTAAAGCTTTGAAATGGATGAGGAAATTGGATTCTGACGGAACATATGGGTCTTCCTGGGAAGCTTTGGAAGGATATTTGAAAGATCCGCAAAATAATTGGACCCGCCTGGTTATGAAAGCTTATAATGACTGGGATCCTTATGTACGGAGAAAACTTTTTGAAGCCCTGATATGTAATGCTGCGATTATTGGAAACAGTGCTATAAAAATTACCAGTAAAAAATACGGTGTCAATGTACCCTGGACAATATTGATGGACCCGACTTCTGCCTGTAATTTGAAATGTACAGGTTGCTGGGCTGCAGAATACGGTCACCGGATGTCGATGGATTTTGAAACCCTGGACCGGGTGATTACGGAAGCGAAAGCCTTGGGGGTTTATATGTTTATTTTTTCGGGAGGAGAGCCTTTGGTAAGAAAAAACGATATTATACGCCTTTGTGAGAAACATCCGGATTGTTATTTTCTGGCTTTTACAAACGGGACGTTGATAGACGAAGCTTTTGCCGATGAAATGTTGAGAGTCGGTAATTTTGCTCCTGCTATCAGTGTAGAAGGTTACGAGGAAGAAACGGATATGAGAAGGGGGAAGGGAACTTATCAGTCGGTGTTGCGGGCCATGGATTTATTAAAAAAGAAACGGCTCATATTTGGTATGTCGACCTGCTATCACCGGAAAAATGTGGATGTTGTGGGGTCTTCGGAATATATTGATTTTATGATTGAGAAGGGGGCGGCATTCGTATGGTATTTTACTTATATGCCGGTTGGAGGGGATGCTATACCGGAGTTGATGGTAACGGCCGAACAGCGTAAATTTATGTATAACCAGGTACGGGAATTCCGCCGGACGAAGCCTATTTTCGCCATGGATTTCTGGAATGACGGAGAGTATGTGAAGGGGTGCATTGCCGGAGGCCGTTATTATTTCCATATTAATGCGAACGGGGATGTGGAACCTTGTGCATTTATCCATTATTCCAATGTAAATATTAAGCATATGTCGTTGCTGGAAGCTTTGCGTTCGCCTTTATTCAAAGCTTATCAGGAAAGACAACCTTTCAATAAAAACCATTTGCGGCCTTGTCCTTTGCTGGACAATCCGGACAGCTTAAAAGAAGTGGTACATGTCTCCGGTGCCCGTTCTACAGACATGCTGAAACCTGAAGACGTAGACGTTTTGACCGATAAATGCCGTGATACTTCAAAGAAATGGGGAGCTGTCGCCGATAAAATCTGGTATCGGCAATCCTAA
- a CDS encoding helix-turn-helix domain-containing protein, producing the protein MGFSERLEEIIEERGISKYKIAKAIDISASTIGNYIKGKTRPDPTKLSVLSKLLGVSKSWLQTGEGPKYLLEEPEVAYQQTPVGLNEKLVIERLLNLLDKQHECIREKDMQITQLIRKIPDVPSQN; encoded by the coding sequence ATGGGATTTTCGGAACGTTTAGAAGAGATTATTGAAGAACGCGGCATATCCAAATACAAAATTGCCAAAGCCATTGACATTTCTGCCAGTACTATCGGGAATTATATAAAAGGCAAAACCAGACCCGATCCGACGAAGTTGTCCGTACTGAGTAAATTATTAGGAGTATCCAAAAGTTGGTTGCAAACAGGAGAAGGTCCCAAATATTTATTGGAAGAACCGGAAGTCGCTTATCAGCAAACGCCAGTCGGTTTAAATGAAAAACTGGTCATCGAAAGGTTATTGAATCTACTCGACAAACAACATGAATGCATAAGGGAAAAAGATATGCAAATCACACAATTGATCCGTAAAATACCGGATGTTCCCTCACAAAACTAA
- a CDS encoding class I SAM-dependent methyltransferase, which yields MAILTPEIKDFIRQHFTDDTDKLLLNAKRYSPVDVPFAVDQIRARRQIKEKLPTWFANPDLLFPSRLSAEQCSSEITAHYKQSLVRGPRICDLTGGLGIDSWQLSQQAEELIYIERFAEYCRAAEHNFKTLGATNIRILEADVREIVSTLTADTFYIDPARRTECNRRVFALSDCEPDVLQFKNILLPKAGRLILKTSPMADISETLRQLPETTEVHIIAVRNECKEVIFVLENTVTFSPRIRVVTINYTSDGQQQVFSFPWQKEKTSPFQAAEKIGDYLYEPNAAILKSGAFKLIATEYNISKLHLNSHLYTSGQKIGNFPGRIFKVANVHEFSGKKLKQLGKSIGQANITTRNFPLTVEAIRKSSGIIEGGEVYLFATTLGNARKIIIECRKI from the coding sequence ATGGCGATTCTGACTCCAGAAATAAAAGATTTTATCCGGCAACATTTCACTGACGATACGGACAAATTATTGTTGAATGCCAAACGTTACTCACCTGTAGATGTCCCTTTTGCCGTCGATCAAATCAGAGCACGACGACAAATCAAAGAAAAGCTGCCCACCTGGTTTGCCAACCCCGATCTGCTCTTTCCGTCCCGCCTTTCTGCTGAGCAATGCTCGTCGGAAATCACTGCTCATTACAAACAGTCTTTGGTCCGGGGCCCCCGGATATGCGATCTGACGGGAGGTCTGGGTATCGATAGCTGGCAATTGTCACAACAAGCCGAAGAATTGATATATATCGAACGCTTCGCGGAATATTGCCGGGCAGCAGAACATAATTTCAAGACACTCGGCGCTACCAATATACGGATCTTAGAGGCCGATGTACGGGAAATCGTTTCCACGCTTACCGCCGATACATTTTATATTGACCCGGCAAGACGCACTGAATGCAACAGGCGGGTATTTGCCTTATCCGACTGCGAACCGGATGTATTACAATTCAAGAATATCCTTCTTCCAAAAGCCGGGCGACTCATCCTCAAAACATCGCCTATGGCCGATATTTCGGAAACTCTGAGACAACTTCCGGAAACGACCGAAGTACATATCATCGCCGTCAGAAACGAATGCAAGGAAGTTATCTTTGTACTGGAAAACACCGTAACTTTCTCGCCACGAATCCGTGTCGTCACGATAAACTATACATCGGACGGACAACAACAAGTATTTTCTTTCCCGTGGCAAAAAGAAAAAACAAGTCCATTTCAAGCGGCAGAAAAAATAGGCGATTACCTTTACGAACCGAATGCCGCTATTCTGAAAAGCGGGGCTTTCAAGCTAATCGCCACCGAATACAACATTTCAAAATTGCATTTGAACAGTCATTTATACACCTCCGGGCAAAAGATCGGGAATTTTCCGGGACGTATTTTTAAAGTAGCGAATGTACATGAATTCTCAGGCAAGAAACTGAAACAATTGGGAAAAAGCATCGGACAGGCAAATATTACGACCCGGAATTTTCCTCTGACGGTAGAAGCTATCCGAAAAAGTTCGGGCATCATCGAAGGGGGAGAAGTTTATCTATTCGCAACCACCCTCGGTAATGCCCGGAAAATCATCATCGAATGCCGGAAAATTTAG
- the nhaD gene encoding sodium:proton antiporter NhaD: MTTIILLIFILGYLLIAMESKIHINKAAIALIMAPLLWTLYTLASPETIIQANTAAFHEFLSTHPDYISLTKAEQVVKFIVNSQIVNQLGNVAEILFYLLGALTIVELIDIHKGFQGITDRITTNNKKKLLWLTGGITFFMSSVLDNMTSAIVMMTLLQKILNTLQDRWTFGGIIIIAANAGGAWTPIGDVTTIMLWIGDNITSGHIMQTLFFPALISLIIPLWLVSLKLKGNIAHSDTPPLSSSVSASPTPKERNYILILGILSLLAVPVFKSLTQLPPFAGILLALGMLWVYTEIMYNHQKGLPTQNQYRMSYVLSKIDFSSILFFLGILLAVAALDAIGILNKLAVFSDKQIHNVYLVSIIFGLLSSVIDNVPLVAACMAMYPVISPQSAAQMPEPGYMLNFVKDGTFWELIAYCTGTGGSLLIIGSAAGVVVMGLEKISFIWYLKHISWLALVGFFSGIGIYILQKTIFGI, encoded by the coding sequence ATGACAACGATAATACTTCTCATTTTTATTCTGGGTTATCTGCTTATTGCTATGGAAAGTAAAATTCACATCAACAAAGCAGCAATTGCCCTGATAATGGCTCCGTTATTATGGACATTATATACACTTGCTTCTCCGGAAACCATTATACAAGCCAATACGGCAGCCTTCCACGAATTTCTTTCAACACATCCCGATTATATTTCTTTAACCAAGGCCGAACAGGTTGTCAAGTTCATCGTAAATTCACAAATTGTCAATCAACTGGGCAATGTAGCTGAAATCTTATTTTACCTGCTGGGTGCCCTGACAATTGTCGAATTAATCGACATACATAAAGGTTTTCAAGGAATCACCGACCGTATTACAACAAACAATAAGAAAAAATTACTATGGTTAACCGGAGGAATTACGTTTTTTATGTCTTCTGTTTTAGACAATATGACTTCAGCCATCGTTATGATGACTCTTTTACAAAAAATTCTGAATACACTGCAAGACAGATGGACCTTCGGTGGCATAATTATTATCGCAGCCAATGCCGGCGGAGCCTGGACCCCGATCGGCGATGTAACGACCATCATGTTATGGATAGGTGATAACATCACCTCCGGACACATTATGCAAACTCTTTTTTTTCCGGCCCTCATTTCATTAATCATCCCGCTATGGCTCGTCTCTTTGAAACTGAAAGGAAACATTGCACATTCCGATACCCCACCTCTTTCATCCTCCGTTTCCGCCTCTCCCACTCCTAAAGAACGCAATTATATTTTAATACTCGGTATTCTCAGCTTATTGGCCGTCCCTGTATTTAAGTCACTCACTCAACTGCCTCCGTTTGCCGGAATACTGCTTGCATTAGGCATGCTTTGGGTCTATACGGAAATCATGTATAATCACCAAAAAGGACTGCCTACCCAAAATCAATACCGGATGTCTTACGTCCTGTCTAAAATAGACTTTTCATCCATTCTCTTCTTTTTAGGAATACTACTAGCAGTAGCGGCTTTGGATGCGATCGGTATTTTAAACAAACTGGCCGTATTTTCAGACAAACAAATACACAATGTATACCTTGTCAGTATTATTTTCGGTCTTCTTTCTTCGGTTATCGACAACGTTCCTTTAGTGGCAGCCTGTATGGCTATGTATCCGGTTATCAGTCCGCAATCAGCAGCGCAAATGCCGGAACCCGGCTATATGCTTAATTTTGTAAAAGACGGCACATTCTGGGAATTGATAGCTTATTGTACCGGTACCGGTGGCAGCCTTCTGATCATCGGATCAGCAGCCGGAGTCGTCGTTATGGGACTGGAAAAGATCAGCTTTATATGGTATCTGAAACACATATCCTGGTTAGCCCTCGTCGGATTTTTCAGTGGAATCGGAATCTACATATTGCAAAAAACAATATTCGGAATCTAG